One window of Terriglobia bacterium genomic DNA carries:
- a CDS encoding Crp/Fnr family transcriptional regulator, producing the protein MRLAPHLLPLDLPAGKTLLDPGQEITHAYFLETGLASVVVAMSNGNMVETGITGNDGLVGFPVLLGTKTMPTRTFMQIPGKGFKIKAHHLVDEFERAGTLQKRINRYFQANLVLTGQTAACNRLHDIAERLARWLLMCHDRMDSDTFSITHEFLGHMLGTPRSTVTLAAGILHQSGLIDYSRGKVTIQDRKGLEKAACECYQTIRKEFDRLGIS; encoded by the coding sequence ATGCGTTTGGCTCCGCATTTGTTGCCGCTGGACCTTCCGGCAGGAAAGACACTGCTGGATCCTGGACAAGAAATCACCCACGCATACTTTTTGGAGACAGGCCTTGCCTCAGTGGTAGTGGCGATGTCCAATGGAAACATGGTGGAAACGGGAATTACCGGGAATGACGGGTTGGTAGGATTCCCCGTGTTGCTGGGCACCAAAACCATGCCGACGCGGACATTCATGCAGATCCCCGGCAAGGGTTTCAAAATCAAGGCGCATCACCTTGTGGACGAATTTGAGAGGGCTGGAACGCTACAGAAAAGAATTAACCGGTATTTTCAGGCGAACCTGGTACTGACGGGGCAAACCGCGGCCTGCAATCGGCTGCATGACATTGCAGAACGACTGGCGCGCTGGCTGCTGATGTGCCATGACCGCATGGACTCTGACACGTTTTCTATCACTCACGAATTCCTTGGCCACATGCTGGGAACGCCACGATCCACTGTGACGCTGGCAGCGGGAATTCTGCATCAGTCCGGACTGATTGATTACTCGCGCGGAAAAGTTACTATCCAGGACAGGAAAGGCCTGGAAAAAGCAGCTTGCGAGTGTTACCAGACGATTCGAAAAGAGTTTGACCGGCTGGGAATCTCTTGA
- a CDS encoding response regulator, with translation MSSCHANSAGRQKTILCVDDDPLILDSWSDLISSAGYHVLTACGGAEAIQKFSAHVVHAVVLDYEMPGLNGSTVAMQLRRINKQVPIILHTGGAAPCAEELALFNSFVSKGARLSAMLAAIEGALLQRASG, from the coding sequence ATGAGTAGCTGCCATGCAAATTCGGCAGGACGGCAGAAAACCATCCTGTGCGTGGATGATGATCCCCTAATATTAGATTCGTGGTCGGACCTGATCAGTAGCGCGGGATACCATGTGTTAACCGCGTGCGGCGGCGCAGAAGCGATCCAAAAGTTTTCCGCTCACGTTGTCCATGCCGTGGTGCTGGATTACGAAATGCCAGGACTCAACGGCAGCACCGTAGCCATGCAGTTGCGGCGAATCAATAAGCAAGTGCCGATCATTCTCCATACTGGCGGAGCGGCACCTTGCGCGGAAGAATTAGCGCTGTTCAACAGCTTTGTATCCAAGGGCGCAAGGCTTTCCGCCATGCTGGCAGCCATTGAAGGAGCGCTGCTCCAGCGTGCTAGCGGATAA
- a CDS encoding response regulator transcription factor: protein MKCLLVDDHTLFRQGVRRLLESESDFEVVGEAADGGEAVEKARELRPDIVLMDIGMPGLSSFESARQIKKNRMETKILFLTMYEDEDYLVQCLEVGASGYVLKDTPAPQLLTAVKDVYKGGKYLSSQVLGKLVEDFRSRVRDTRMRPRISTLTPREREILKLLAEGNSVKEIAVILGLSVKTVEAHKFNLMRKLDIHNKAQLVTYAIQKKIIKIPVNQ, encoded by the coding sequence ATAAAATGCTTACTCGTAGATGATCACACGCTGTTTCGCCAGGGCGTACGCCGGTTGCTGGAAAGCGAAAGCGATTTTGAAGTCGTGGGCGAAGCGGCCGACGGCGGAGAAGCCGTGGAAAAAGCTCGCGAACTGCGGCCGGACATCGTACTCATGGATATCGGGATGCCGGGACTGTCGAGCTTTGAATCCGCGCGGCAGATCAAGAAAAACCGCATGGAAACGAAGATCCTCTTCCTGACTATGTATGAAGACGAAGATTATTTGGTGCAGTGCCTGGAGGTTGGCGCGTCGGGCTATGTGCTGAAGGATACGCCTGCGCCGCAGTTGCTGACTGCGGTGAAGGACGTCTATAAAGGCGGAAAATATTTGAGCTCCCAGGTGCTCGGCAAGCTCGTGGAAGATTTCCGGTCGCGCGTGCGGGACACCAGGATGCGGCCACGGATATCTACGCTAACGCCGCGCGAGAGGGAGATCCTGAAGCTGCTGGCGGAAGGAAATTCCGTGAAGGAAATCGCAGTGATCCTGGGACTGAGTGTGAAAACCGTGGAAGCTCACAAATTCAACCTGATGCGCAAGCTCGATATTCACAACAAAGCTCAGTTAGTTACATATGCAATTCAGAAAAAGATCATCAAGATTCCAGTAAACCAATAG
- a CDS encoding GAF domain-containing sensor histidine kinase — translation MTGERPLSSIKVQEVPVTAVPPFKESSRELIAEVARALEPYFPDITNKWRDQLTREFGFDGRTLAAVERLTLAAGCSYFCHNDYPGFQENLQYFGTRLSKLQVDTRAVARALELYQSCCEPYIAGLFPEREAEAKAALEMLSSVSFVIISGAYFDSKTLESSALLHLLDAELASADLSALLNKVLDITTQTFQASLGIILLSDAEIGGLRISASVGMDAEVPEDFKIEPGIGFSGKIAQSGEPNMILDTSVDTGVLRPMIRIKAKSLWGVPLKADGETIGVMVIGFPKPYEWLPTERELMRAIGDRTALAIERARMTDALREREQRIAELSGHLLRVQEEERKRISRELHDETGQALMVIRLYLGMMETGSTAKNVRGKIRETVEVVDRTIEGIRRIIGKLSPLVLQELGLVAAIRKEAKDFARNTGVKARVLIAEDVGRLASGAEQAIYRVVQEALHNVAKHAQAKNVTVQVERADKLVQVIVEDDGVGIQARSSNSRDNSFGLAGIKERIAMLGGTSRVISTKGKGTRIEISVPAGDETQVVDRPLAHAAHAVQRPN, via the coding sequence ATGACCGGGGAACGGCCGCTCTCGTCAATCAAAGTTCAGGAAGTGCCAGTGACCGCTGTACCGCCGTTCAAGGAATCGTCTCGAGAGTTGATCGCCGAAGTTGCGCGAGCGCTAGAACCTTATTTCCCAGACATTACAAACAAGTGGCGTGACCAGCTCACAAGAGAATTTGGCTTTGATGGCCGGACCTTAGCCGCAGTGGAACGCCTGACCCTGGCCGCCGGATGCTCTTATTTCTGCCACAACGATTACCCCGGTTTCCAGGAAAATTTGCAGTACTTTGGCACAAGGCTTTCAAAGCTGCAGGTGGACACGCGCGCGGTGGCGCGAGCGCTGGAGCTGTACCAATCCTGCTGTGAACCTTATATTGCCGGACTGTTCCCGGAGCGCGAAGCGGAAGCCAAAGCAGCGTTGGAAATGCTGTCTTCGGTTTCTTTCGTAATTATTTCAGGCGCGTATTTTGATTCCAAGACGCTGGAGTCTTCCGCTCTGCTGCATTTGCTGGATGCCGAGTTGGCTTCCGCCGACTTGAGCGCGCTGCTGAATAAAGTCCTGGACATCACGACTCAGACATTCCAGGCGTCGCTGGGCATCATCCTTCTGAGCGACGCTGAGATTGGCGGCTTGCGGATTTCCGCTTCAGTGGGTATGGACGCAGAGGTGCCGGAAGATTTTAAGATCGAACCAGGAATTGGTTTTTCCGGGAAGATCGCGCAGAGCGGCGAGCCGAACATGATCCTGGATACCAGCGTGGATACTGGCGTGTTGCGGCCGATGATCCGCATTAAAGCCAAGTCTCTGTGGGGCGTGCCGCTGAAAGCGGATGGCGAGACGATTGGCGTGATGGTGATTGGCTTTCCCAAACCTTATGAATGGCTGCCGACAGAACGCGAATTGATGCGCGCCATTGGCGATCGCACAGCGCTGGCGATTGAACGCGCGCGCATGACGGACGCGTTGCGCGAGCGCGAACAGAGAATCGCGGAACTTTCAGGACATCTTTTGCGGGTGCAGGAAGAAGAGCGCAAACGCATTAGCCGCGAGCTGCACGACGAAACCGGCCAGGCGCTGATGGTGATCCGGCTCTACCTGGGAATGATGGAAACCGGAAGCACCGCTAAGAACGTTCGCGGAAAAATTCGCGAGACAGTGGAAGTGGTGGACAGAACGATTGAGGGCATCCGCAGAATTATTGGCAAGCTTTCTCCGCTGGTGCTGCAAGAGCTGGGATTGGTGGCGGCGATCCGCAAAGAAGCGAAAGATTTTGCCCGCAATACGGGCGTGAAAGCGCGCGTGCTGATTGCCGAAGACGTTGGCCGGCTGGCGTCAGGCGCCGAGCAGGCGATTTATCGAGTGGTGCAGGAAGCGCTGCACAACGTTGCCAAGCACGCGCAGGCAAAGAACGTCACAGTCCAGGTGGAGCGCGCGGACAAGTTGGTGCAGGTGATAGTGGAAGACGATGGCGTTGGAATACAGGCGCGCAGCAGCAACTCTCGCGATAACTCTTTTGGGCTGGCAGGAATCAAAGAAAGAATAGCAATGTTGGGCGGGACCTCACGCGTGATCTCGACCAAAGGGAAAGGCACGCGAATCGAAATAAGTGTACCCGCGGGCGATGAAACGCAAGTTGTGGACCGTCCGCTGGCGCACGCGGCACACGCAGTGCAGAGGCCGAATTAA
- a CDS encoding SDR family oxidoreductase, with translation MRVLVTGGAGFVGSHLCDALLAEGNHVVGVDNLLTGSLRNIAHLKNEPRFEFVQKDVNEPFDVGPVDFVFHFASPASPVDYMEHGIETLKVGSLGSFHSLDVAKKYGAKYMVASTSECYGDPLEHPQKETYWGHVNSIGPRSVYDESKRFAEAATMAYHRYHKVDTRILRIFNTYGPRLQLNDGRVISNFMKQALRGEPLTVYGDGSQTRSFCYVSDEVDGIVRLSKSDEHDPVNIGNPVEFTILECARLVLKVTGSKSPIVNEPLPQDDPKQRRPDISKAKRLLGWEPKIDLEAGLKLSMDYFKQAIELEQSEKKQAVVV, from the coding sequence ATGCGGGTATTGGTGACAGGCGGAGCGGGATTTGTGGGATCGCATCTTTGCGATGCGCTGCTGGCGGAGGGCAACCACGTTGTGGGCGTGGACAATCTGCTGACCGGCAGCCTGCGCAATATTGCCCACCTGAAAAATGAGCCGCGCTTTGAGTTTGTGCAAAAGGACGTGAATGAACCTTTTGACGTGGGTCCCGTGGATTTCGTTTTTCACTTCGCGTCGCCGGCCAGCCCGGTGGACTACATGGAACACGGCATTGAGACGCTGAAAGTTGGTTCTCTGGGATCGTTTCATTCGCTGGACGTAGCCAAGAAATATGGCGCGAAGTATATGGTCGCTTCGACTTCAGAGTGCTATGGCGATCCGCTGGAGCATCCGCAGAAAGAGACGTACTGGGGGCACGTGAATTCAATCGGCCCGCGCTCTGTGTATGACGAATCCAAGCGCTTTGCTGAGGCCGCGACCATGGCCTACCATCGCTACCACAAGGTGGATACGCGCATTCTGCGCATCTTTAATACCTACGGGCCGCGGCTGCAACTGAACGATGGCCGAGTGATTTCCAACTTTATGAAACAGGCCCTGCGCGGAGAGCCGCTCACCGTTTATGGCGACGGCAGCCAGACACGCAGCTTCTGCTACGTGAGCGATGAAGTGGACGGCATTGTGCGCCTGTCGAAATCGGACGAGCACGATCCGGTAAACATCGGGAACCCGGTGGAGTTCACGATTCTGGAATGCGCGCGGCTTGTCCTGAAGGTCACTGGGTCGAAGAGTCCAATCGTCAATGAGCCGTTGCCGCAGGACGATCCTAAACAGCGCCGTCCGGACATCAGCAAGGCAAAGCGGCTGCTGGGCTGGGAGCCGAAGATCGACCTGGAAGCCGGACTGAAACTTTCAATGGACTATTTCAAGCAGGCGATCGAACTGGAGCAGTCAGAGAAAAAGCAGGCAGTGGTGGTGTGA
- a CDS encoding ATP-binding cassette domain-containing protein, whose protein sequence is MISFSNINKQYGKQLVFVDASFQLNPGEKVGLVGPNGAGKTTLFRMVVGEEEPDEGEVSVPKRLTIGYFRQDVEEMSGRSVLDEAIAGSGRVGDLHHELEALQHEMSDPAKANEMDRVLARFGEVQEEYEHLGGYALEAQAREVLHGLGFKDDQIDGDVGALSGGWKMRVALARVLLGRPDVLLMDEPTNHLDLESIIWLEQFLKSYQGALLMTSHDREFMNRLVSKIAEIESGEIITYSGNYDFYERERNIRAANQQAAFARQQSMLAKEQRFIDRFRTHAAKAAQVQSRIKALDKIEKIELPKKRQIVKFEFRPPPRSGEQVAVIEDLHKSYGPRVIYDGFNLTIRRGERWAVMGRNGAGKTTLLKMIAGASQPDSGSVRLGASLYMGYFAQQSLDVLDPDLTIIEQLQRDFPHDSLGSLRNLAGAFQFSGDDVDKKIRALSGGEKSRLVMALMLYNPPNFLVLDEPTNHLDLATKEMLVEALKDFEGTMIFVSHDRMFLRGLGSRVLELGGESGTERTPQVYPGSYVEYVQKIGHEAPGIYT, encoded by the coding sequence ATGATCTCTTTTTCCAATATCAATAAGCAGTACGGCAAACAGCTTGTGTTTGTCGACGCATCGTTCCAGCTCAATCCCGGCGAAAAGGTCGGCCTCGTCGGCCCCAACGGAGCAGGCAAGACCACGCTCTTTCGCATGGTCGTGGGTGAAGAAGAGCCCGACGAAGGTGAAGTCTCTGTCCCCAAGCGGCTCACCATCGGCTATTTCCGCCAGGATGTTGAAGAAATGTCGGGGCGCTCAGTGCTCGACGAAGCCATCGCCGGCAGCGGACGCGTCGGCGATCTACATCATGAGCTTGAAGCCTTGCAGCATGAAATGTCCGATCCCGCCAAGGCCAACGAGATGGACCGCGTGCTGGCCCGCTTTGGTGAAGTCCAGGAAGAGTATGAGCATCTTGGCGGATACGCCCTTGAGGCGCAGGCGCGCGAGGTGCTTCACGGTCTAGGGTTCAAGGATGATCAAATCGATGGCGACGTAGGCGCGCTTTCCGGTGGATGGAAGATGCGCGTCGCGCTGGCCCGCGTTCTCCTCGGCCGTCCCGATGTTCTGCTGATGGACGAACCCACCAACCACCTTGATCTTGAATCCATCATCTGGCTGGAGCAGTTTCTCAAGTCGTATCAGGGCGCGCTGCTCATGACCTCGCACGACCGCGAATTCATGAACCGCCTTGTCTCCAAAATCGCAGAGATCGAGTCTGGCGAAATCATCACCTACTCCGGCAACTATGATTTCTATGAGCGTGAGCGAAACATCCGCGCCGCGAACCAGCAGGCGGCTTTTGCGCGGCAGCAATCCATGCTGGCCAAGGAGCAGCGCTTTATTGACCGCTTTCGCACGCATGCCGCCAAGGCCGCGCAGGTGCAGAGCCGCATCAAGGCCCTAGATAAGATTGAAAAAATCGAGCTGCCCAAAAAGCGCCAGATCGTAAAGTTTGAGTTCCGTCCGCCGCCGCGTTCCGGCGAGCAGGTTGCCGTGATTGAAGACCTGCACAAGAGCTACGGGCCGCGCGTGATCTATGACGGCTTCAATCTCACCATTCGTCGCGGTGAGCGATGGGCCGTGATGGGCAGAAACGGCGCGGGTAAAACCACGCTGCTCAAGATGATTGCCGGCGCTTCGCAGCCCGACTCAGGCAGCGTGCGCCTGGGCGCGAGCCTTTACATGGGCTATTTCGCGCAGCAATCTCTTGATGTTCTTGATCCCGATCTCACCATCATCGAGCAGTTGCAGCGTGACTTTCCGCATGACAGCCTTGGCTCATTGCGCAACCTTGCCGGCGCATTCCAGTTTTCCGGTGACGATGTGGATAAAAAAATCCGCGCGCTTTCCGGTGGAGAAAAGTCCCGCCTGGTGATGGCCTTGATGCTCTATAACCCGCCCAACTTTCTCGTCCTGGACGAGCCCACTAACCATCTCGACTTGGCGACCAAAGAAATGCTGGTGGAAGCCCTCAAAGATTTTGAAGGCACCATGATTTTCGTCTCGCATGATCGCATGTTCCTGCGCGGCCTGGGCTCGCGCGTGCTGGAGCTCGGTGGCGAAAGCGGCACCGAGCGCACTCCGCAGGTCTATCCCGGATCGTATGTTGAGTACGTGCAGAAGATCGGCCATGAAGCGCCGGGAATTTACACTTAG
- a CDS encoding DCC1-like thiol-disulfide oxidoreductase family protein has translation MQMKNGWTNGQYAIYRVTFGLYLLQHFLGLLPWGGELFSSGGVLPDGSFSPLIHLFPNIFALWDSPLFVESCLGVGAVLSLFFIFAKFDRMAAVLIWYLLACLYGRNPLIGNPSLPFIGWLLLAHALIPLQSRGRAIEKKYDIGAAKPPADIYVAAWILMSLAYTYSGYTKLISPSWLDGSALSRVLSNPLARDTFLRTFLVGLPPWILKTATWSGLTLELSFSPLALFRKVRPLLWLAMVCMHLGLLVLVNFSDLTAGMLILHFFTFDPAWIPSPRAQSQTIFFDGTCGLCHGFVRFVLKEDQSAQPFSFAPLQGESLRNALPEHVLVNLPDSVVVIDDKKSILVRSSAVIYVMKRLGGLWFIVAMFLSLMPPALRDAGYIAVASLRKRIFGTSKGICPIVGEPWRARFLQ, from the coding sequence ATGCAAATGAAAAACGGCTGGACGAATGGGCAGTACGCCATATATCGCGTGACTTTCGGGCTGTATCTGCTTCAACATTTTCTTGGGCTGCTGCCGTGGGGTGGCGAGTTATTTTCTTCGGGTGGCGTTCTGCCAGACGGCTCATTCAGTCCTCTCATACATCTCTTTCCGAACATTTTTGCGCTTTGGGACTCCCCACTGTTTGTTGAGTCTTGCTTGGGCGTTGGAGCAGTTCTCAGCTTGTTTTTCATCTTTGCCAAATTCGACCGCATGGCTGCAGTGCTGATCTGGTATCTGCTGGCTTGCCTCTACGGAAGAAATCCGCTGATCGGCAATCCTTCATTGCCATTCATAGGATGGCTGTTGCTTGCTCACGCCTTGATACCCCTTCAGTCCCGTGGTCGCGCAATTGAGAAAAAGTACGACATCGGAGCCGCGAAACCTCCCGCAGACATTTACGTTGCCGCCTGGATATTGATGTCTCTGGCCTACACTTACAGCGGCTATACCAAGCTGATCAGTCCTTCATGGCTTGACGGCAGCGCACTGAGCCGCGTGCTCTCCAACCCGCTGGCCCGCGACACGTTCCTGCGCACGTTCTTGGTGGGGCTGCCTCCCTGGATTTTGAAAACTGCAACATGGTCAGGACTCACGCTGGAGCTGAGTTTCTCCCCGCTGGCGCTGTTCCGAAAAGTGCGGCCCCTATTGTGGCTGGCCATGGTTTGCATGCACCTTGGCCTGTTGGTTCTGGTGAACTTCTCCGATCTCACGGCAGGAATGCTGATCCTGCATTTCTTCACGTTCGATCCGGCGTGGATTCCCAGCCCGCGCGCTCAGAGTCAAACCATCTTCTTTGACGGTACTTGCGGTTTATGCCATGGCTTTGTGCGCTTCGTATTGAAAGAGGACCAGTCGGCTCAGCCTTTTTCCTTCGCCCCGCTTCAGGGAGAATCCCTGCGCAACGCTCTTCCGGAGCATGTCCTCGTCAACCTTCCGGATAGCGTAGTGGTGATCGACGACAAGAAGTCCATCCTGGTCCGTTCAAGCGCGGTCATTTATGTCATGAAGCGGCTGGGAGGCCTTTGGTTTATCGTCGCAATGTTCCTCAGCCTTATGCCCCCGGCTTTGCGTGACGCCGGCTACATCGCTGTCGCATCCTTGCGCAAAAGGATTTTTGGGACCAGTAAGGGCATATGTCCAATCGTTGGGGAGCCTTGGCGTGCTCGCTTTCTGCAGTAA
- a CDS encoding sterol desaturase family protein: protein MNTPGLLKNLIIPGIVLAVALMMMVVESRHSGRNWPQVRGWWLRALLLNGVQVGSVWIAGAGWNGWMLQHRPWNADVLGVNGGAILGYVTITFFYYWWHRWRHQSNFLWRWFHQVHHSPQRIEVITSFYKHPFEILINSVLSSAILYLVVGVGPAAATGAVLLSGLAELVYHWNVRTPYWLGFLFQRPESHCVHHEKGVHSFNYSDLPLWDMLFGTFRNPREWNSECGFEPAQENRFREMLLGRDVNALKTESQQS from the coding sequence ATGAATACGCCTGGGCTTCTTAAGAACTTGATAATTCCTGGAATTGTGCTGGCGGTTGCGCTGATGATGATGGTTGTAGAGTCTCGCCACTCTGGAAGAAATTGGCCGCAGGTGCGCGGATGGTGGTTGAGAGCGCTGCTGCTGAATGGCGTCCAGGTGGGCTCGGTGTGGATCGCCGGCGCGGGATGGAACGGGTGGATGTTGCAACATCGTCCTTGGAACGCCGATGTGCTGGGCGTAAATGGCGGAGCCATCCTTGGCTACGTCACAATCACCTTCTTTTATTATTGGTGGCACCGTTGGCGTCACCAGAGCAACTTCCTTTGGCGCTGGTTCCACCAGGTCCATCACAGTCCTCAGCGGATTGAGGTAATTACCAGCTTCTACAAACATCCGTTTGAAATTCTCATCAACAGCGTGCTATCGAGCGCGATTCTCTATCTTGTGGTTGGCGTGGGGCCGGCAGCAGCCACTGGAGCCGTGCTGTTGAGCGGGCTCGCCGAGCTTGTATATCACTGGAACGTGCGCACGCCTTACTGGCTGGGCTTTTTGTTTCAACGGCCAGAGAGCCATTGTGTTCATCATGAGAAGGGTGTTCACTCCTTCAATTACTCTGACTTGCCATTGTGGGACATGCTTTTTGGCACATTCAGGAACCCGCGAGAATGGAACAGCGAGTGTGGATTTGAGCCGGCACAGGAAAACCGTTTTCGCGAGATGCTGCTCGGACGCGATGTAAACGCCTTAAAGACCGAGAGTCAGCAATCATGA
- a CDS encoding TetR/AcrR family transcriptional regulator has protein sequence MKRKSERREDLLDASIEYLLEHGVADLSLRPLAAKVGSKARLLVYHFGSKEALVTDAMIVVRDRVQQNFAALVKNDQGRKPSQMMRAFWNWAISKEHERYLRLFFEVHGLALQKPKRYGRYLEGAVTSWVEMMASVLPSKLPPTTRRALATLAVSTVVGLLMDYLASGDKRRTSDALDQFANSFDALLLTKA, from the coding sequence ATGAAACGTAAATCCGAGCGCCGGGAAGATCTGCTTGATGCTTCGATCGAGTACCTGCTGGAACACGGCGTTGCGGACCTGTCCCTCCGGCCCCTTGCCGCCAAAGTTGGCAGCAAGGCCAGGCTTCTGGTCTACCATTTCGGCTCCAAGGAGGCACTGGTTACTGACGCGATGATCGTGGTGAGAGATCGCGTTCAACAAAACTTTGCGGCCCTGGTGAAAAATGATCAGGGGCGAAAGCCCTCGCAAATGATGCGGGCTTTTTGGAACTGGGCCATTTCCAAAGAGCACGAGCGATACCTGCGACTTTTCTTTGAAGTACATGGGCTGGCCCTTCAAAAGCCGAAGCGATACGGCCGTTACCTGGAGGGAGCGGTTACCAGCTGGGTAGAGATGATGGCCTCTGTCTTGCCGTCAAAACTTCCGCCAACCACGCGCCGGGCGCTGGCCACCCTTGCTGTCAGTACGGTTGTTGGGCTCTTGATGGATTACCTTGCCAGCGGCGACAAAAGACGAACATCCGATGCGCTCGATCAGTTTGCGAACAGCTTCGACGCGTTGCTGCTGACAAAGGCGTAA
- a CDS encoding succinylglutamate desuccinylase/aspartoacylase family protein gives MSKELLSVGKLSAPHGEKRYGVNEFLVQGQPYRLPMWLINGVSEGPTLVVTAGVHAAEYASIAAALELGRSLHPGSLSGRMIVVPVLDMPAFTARSIYVCPLDGKNPNRVFPGNPQGSASEQIADWVFRNVMSQATHYVDLHGGDLIEALVPFTIFFRTGDKRIDEASLEMARVFGIHFLVCSETPGSTFCAASRAGIPSILTEAGGQGIWTAEDVRCHTNGLDRLMRHLKMIPGNAPETVPFTLLDRFLWLRSEHESFWYPAVAVNDRVKAGQNLGVIKDYEGHVLQTAISPADGIVLFIVSSLAINRGDPLLAVGA, from the coding sequence ATGTCAAAAGAGCTGCTATCAGTCGGAAAGCTTTCAGCTCCACACGGGGAAAAGCGGTATGGTGTAAATGAATTTCTGGTCCAAGGCCAGCCTTACCGTCTCCCGATGTGGCTCATCAATGGAGTCAGCGAAGGGCCGACGCTCGTCGTGACAGCCGGCGTGCATGCGGCTGAGTATGCCAGCATCGCGGCTGCGCTTGAACTCGGGCGCTCTCTTCATCCGGGAAGCCTATCCGGGCGCATGATCGTGGTGCCGGTTCTGGATATGCCGGCGTTCACCGCGCGTTCTATTTACGTCTGTCCTCTCGACGGCAAGAACCCGAATCGCGTATTTCCCGGTAATCCGCAGGGGAGCGCCTCTGAACAGATCGCCGATTGGGTGTTTCGCAACGTAATGTCGCAGGCAACTCATTACGTAGATTTACATGGCGGAGATTTGATCGAAGCATTGGTTCCGTTCACGATTTTCTTTCGCACTGGCGACAAGCGCATTGACGAAGCATCGCTGGAAATGGCCAGGGTCTTCGGTATTCATTTTCTGGTGTGCAGTGAGACGCCTGGGTCAACGTTCTGCGCGGCATCGCGCGCGGGCATTCCGTCCATCCTGACTGAAGCCGGCGGACAGGGAATCTGGACGGCCGAGGATGTCCGCTGCCATACCAATGGCCTTGATCGCCTGATGCGCCACCTGAAAATGATTCCGGGGAATGCTCCGGAGACCGTTCCGTTCACGCTTCTCGATCGGTTCCTTTGGCTTCGTAGCGAACACGAAAGTTTCTGGTATCCAGCGGTCGCTGTCAACGATCGAGTAAAGGCTGGGCAAAACCTGGGCGTCATTAAGGATTACGAAGGGCACGTGCTGCAAACGGCGATCAGCCCAGCCGATGGCATCGTTCTTTTCATCGTCTCGTCGTTAGCAATCAACCGTGGCGATCCTTTGTTGGCAGTCGGTGCTTGA